GCAATCTTCAAAATGCCCAATTACGAAGCACTTCAGGAGCAATTAGAATATCCCTTTAATAATCTCCAACTCCTCCTACAAGCTCTTACACACAGTTCTTATGTCAATGAGGTCGATTATGTTGAAGCCGAAGATAATGAAAAGCTGGAATTTTTAGGGGATGCTCTGTTAGGATTTGTGATTAGCGATCTCCTCTATACCCGTTATCCTCATTTCCGTGAAGGAGACCTGGCTAAATTAAAATCTTATGTAGTAAGCGAACAATTCCTTGCCGAACTTGCGAAGGAACTATCCCTAGGAGATTATTTACTCCTTGGAAAGGGTGAAAAATCCAGTGGGGGTCGAGAGAAAAATTCCCTCTTAGCTAACAGTTTCGAAGCTCTTATTGCCGCCGTCTATCTGGATGGAGGATTAGAAAAAGCCTGCGAATTTATCTACAATCGCTTCAGTGATAAAATTCAAAAGCTC
The genomic region above belongs to Candidatus Limnocylindrales bacterium and contains:
- the rnc gene encoding ribonuclease III, giving the protein MPNYEALQEQLEYPFNNLQLLLQALTHSSYVNEVDYVEAEDNEKLEFLGDALLGFVISDLLYTRYPHFREGDLAKLKSYVVSEQFLAELAKELSLGDYLLLGKGEKSSGGREKNSLLANSFEALIAAVYLDGGLEKACEFIYNRFSDKIQKLVKEHQILDHKSLLQEYTQMVFNCVPVYHLISKSGPDHDKTFEVQLSINDQVYSIGRGKSKKEAEQMAAKQTLMKLKVESNGLNIYPTLEKETSAEKETQELKETCPQ